One part of the Nostoc sp. PCC 7120 = FACHB-418 genome encodes these proteins:
- the rppB gene encoding two-component system sensor histidine kinase RppB, with protein sequence MNQNKLFRLTRVRLALYYAIVMGLILSLSAFSFYRSVFHAHVVALDSEIETVAGTLHDSIELKLQSPGRLEPLANQLFPNTGNCRQGTTNCIQGQLHPQRHLLGIVTKTSYYIRFFDTSGKLIANAGYYPEGLPDVFNQKTWQFLKDSKGKEYHQISLSLHTQDYQDWGYMQVGRSLEEFNHYLDSVKLILILGLPIAMAIIAGASWWLSGLAMQPIYQSYRQIQQFTADAAHELRTPLAATGATVESALLMPKIDEPETRDILQTIQRQNQRLTTLVVDLLMLARLDRQAQKLQREVCCLNDIVSDLIEEFAAMANAAGVKLIYSIRVKQNLNIMGNSDQLYRLLSNLIVNAIQYTPKGGEVTVILERNDNYAVIKVQDTGIGIPQHELTRIFDRFYRVSSDRSRNTGGSGLGLAIVQAITEAHQGSIDVQSELGKGSTFTINLRRK encoded by the coding sequence ATGAATCAAAATAAACTGTTTCGGCTTACCCGTGTTCGTTTAGCTCTGTATTACGCTATTGTTATGGGTTTGATTTTAAGCCTATCTGCTTTTAGCTTTTATAGGTCTGTGTTTCATGCTCATGTGGTAGCTTTAGACAGTGAAATTGAGACTGTAGCGGGAACACTGCACGACAGTATTGAACTAAAATTACAGTCACCTGGACGTTTAGAACCTTTAGCAAATCAGTTATTTCCAAATACAGGTAACTGTAGACAGGGAACTACTAATTGTATTCAAGGACAGCTGCATCCTCAACGTCATCTTCTGGGTATTGTCACTAAGACTAGCTACTATATCCGTTTTTTTGATACTTCAGGGAAATTAATTGCTAACGCTGGTTATTATCCAGAGGGATTACCTGATGTTTTTAATCAAAAAACTTGGCAATTCCTCAAAGACAGCAAAGGTAAAGAGTATCATCAAATTAGCCTATCGCTGCATACTCAAGATTATCAAGACTGGGGATATATGCAGGTAGGGCGAAGTCTAGAAGAGTTTAATCATTATTTGGATAGTGTAAAACTAATTTTGATATTAGGACTGCCAATAGCAATGGCTATCATTGCTGGTGCTAGTTGGTGGTTATCTGGATTAGCTATGCAGCCAATTTATCAATCATATCGACAAATCCAACAGTTTACAGCCGATGCCGCACATGAATTACGAACTCCTTTAGCTGCAACAGGCGCAACGGTAGAATCAGCACTTTTAATGCCAAAAATAGATGAACCAGAAACACGAGATATATTGCAAACTATACAGCGTCAAAATCAAAGACTAACAACTCTGGTCGTTGACTTATTGATGTTAGCGCGTTTAGATAGACAAGCTCAAAAGTTACAGCGTGAAGTTTGTTGTTTAAATGATATCGTTAGCGATTTAATTGAAGAGTTTGCAGCGATGGCAAATGCCGCAGGGGTAAAGCTGATATATTCAATTCGAGTTAAGCAGAATCTGAATATTATGGGGAATTCTGATCAGCTTTATCGATTGCTTTCCAACTTAATTGTCAATGCAATTCAATACACACCTAAAGGAGGGGAAGTAACAGTTATCTTGGAACGCAATGATAATTATGCTGTCATTAAAGTTCAAGATACAGGCATTGGTATCCCACAACATGAACTGACTCGAATTTTTGATCGCTTTTATCGAGTAAGTAGCGATCGCTCTCGTAACACTGGTGGTTCTGGTTTAGGATTAGCCATTGTTCAGGCTATTACTGAAGCACATCAAGGCAGTATAGATGTGCAGAGTGAATTAGGTAAAGGTAGTACCTTTACTATTAATTTACGAAGAAAATAA
- a CDS encoding pirin family protein, with the protein MSKNTINHLIHDRNARGRSQTGWLDSYHTFSFSSFYDPNRMGFRSLRVINDDRIAPGAGFPTHGHRDMEILTYVLSGAVEHKDSLGTGSVIRPGDVQIMSAGKGIQHSEFNHSRTEPLHLLQIWILPDEKGLAPRYEQKAFTPEEKRGQLRLVAAKDGRDGAVTIHQNVDIYASILEPGDVVNYHVKGDRYAWLQIAQGVVTLNGTELRAGDGVQINGEEQLKISTSIGTELLLFDLD; encoded by the coding sequence ATGTCTAAAAATACAATCAACCATCTAATTCATGATAGAAATGCACGCGGTCGTAGTCAAACAGGTTGGCTTGATAGTTATCATACATTTTCCTTCAGCAGTTTTTATGATCCCAACCGGATGGGATTCCGTTCCTTACGAGTAATTAACGATGACCGCATTGCACCTGGTGCAGGATTTCCCACTCATGGACATCGTGATATGGAAATTCTCACTTATGTACTCTCTGGTGCAGTAGAACATAAAGACAGTTTGGGTACTGGTTCAGTTATTCGTCCTGGTGATGTGCAGATTATGAGTGCTGGTAAGGGGATTCAACATAGTGAATTTAATCACTCACGTACCGAACCATTACATTTACTGCAAATCTGGATTTTACCTGACGAAAAAGGATTAGCACCCAGATACGAACAGAAAGCTTTTACCCCAGAAGAAAAACGCGGTCAACTGCGTCTTGTAGCTGCTAAAGATGGACGTGATGGTGCTGTCACTATTCACCAAAATGTTGATATCTACGCCTCTATTTTAGAACCAGGTGATGTAGTCAATTATCACGTAAAAGGCGATCGCTATGCTTGGTTGCAAATTGCTCAAGGTGTCGTAACCTTAAATGGTACAGAACTCAGAGCAGGTGATGGCGTACAAATCAACGGAGAAGAGCAACTGAAAATCAGCACTAGCATCGGTACAGAATTATTGCTGTTCGATTTAGATTGA